A genomic region of Devosia ginsengisoli contains the following coding sequences:
- the epmA gene encoding EF-P lysine aminoacylase EpmA produces the protein MSQPVFQPSPWWSPQVHADRRPILVARGRIEAGVRAYLASHDFLIVDPPGLQLSPGNETHLHAFGTTMIGNDGVGRPMYLHTSPEFTMKKLLAAGERRIASLQHVWRNRERSALHHPEFTMLEWYRAGEGYDAVIADCVELLRIAARATGVEALRFRDRQCDPFAEPERLSVVDAFQRYANIDLLASMDSEGVPDGEQLAGQMLAVGLDVPDDRSWSYLFSRILVEKVEPNLGMGRVTVLDRYPAAEAALARRAADDQRVSERFELYACGVELANGFGELTDAEEQRRRFLAEMAEKQRIYGERYPLDEDFLAALELMPEASGVALGFDRLVMLATGAPKIEAVLWAPVAE, from the coding sequence ATGAGTCAGCCCGTTTTCCAGCCCTCGCCATGGTGGTCGCCTCAGGTCCATGCCGACCGGCGGCCGATCCTTGTGGCGCGCGGGCGGATCGAGGCGGGGGTGCGGGCCTATCTCGCCAGCCACGATTTTCTCATCGTCGATCCGCCGGGCCTGCAGCTTTCGCCGGGCAACGAGACGCACCTGCATGCTTTCGGCACCACCATGATCGGCAATGATGGCGTGGGGCGGCCGATGTATCTCCACACCTCGCCCGAATTCACCATGAAGAAGCTGCTGGCCGCCGGGGAGCGGCGGATTGCGAGCCTCCAGCATGTGTGGCGCAACCGCGAGCGCAGCGCGCTGCACCACCCTGAATTCACCATGCTGGAATGGTATCGGGCCGGCGAGGGCTATGACGCTGTTATCGCCGACTGCGTGGAATTGCTGCGCATTGCGGCAAGGGCGACAGGCGTCGAGGCGCTGCGTTTCAGGGACAGGCAATGCGATCCGTTTGCCGAGCCGGAGCGGCTCAGCGTGGTCGATGCCTTCCAGCGCTATGCAAACATAGACCTGCTGGCCAGCATGGACAGCGAGGGCGTGCCCGATGGCGAGCAATTGGCCGGGCAGATGCTGGCTGTCGGGCTCGACGTGCCCGATGATCGGAGCTGGAGCTATCTCTTCAGCCGCATCCTGGTCGAGAAGGTCGAGCCCAATCTCGGCATGGGGCGGGTGACCGTGCTGGACCGCTATCCGGCCGCCGAGGCGGCCCTGGCGCGGCGCGCGGCGGATGACCAGCGGGTATCGGAACGGTTCGAACTCTATGCCTGCGGGGTGGAACTGGCCAACGGCTTCGGTGAACTGACCGATGCCGAGGAGCAGAGGCGGCGGTTTCTCGCCGAAATGGCGGAGAAGCAGCGCATCTATGGCGAGCGCTACCCGCTGGACGAAGACTTTCTGGCGGCGCTCGAACTGATGCCGGAGGCGAGCGGCGTAGCCCTGGGCTTCGACCGACTGGTCATGCTGGCGACGGGCGCGCCGAAGATCGAGGCGGTGCTATGGGCGCCGGTGGCGGAATGA
- a CDS encoding ThuA domain-containing protein, with translation MKKALVVWGGMELHTPERSANVVRELLEAEGFAVTVTSDYEALGADDIASNDLVVPVITDGVLAPEKMANLVAAIRAGTGLAGFHMGLATSFRSSVPFRYAASVYWVQHPGNIITYTVDVKRGDHPIMADIGSFEHTSEQYYLNYDPAVDVLATTTFSGEFHPWRKDVVMPVVFTTMHDQGRVFYSSLGHTADELVGPVREILRRGLVWAAR, from the coding sequence ATGAAGAAAGCCCTCGTGGTCTGGGGCGGGATGGAACTGCATACGCCGGAGCGGAGCGCCAATGTCGTGCGCGAGCTGCTGGAGGCCGAAGGCTTCGCCGTGACGGTGACCTCGGATTACGAGGCGCTGGGGGCTGACGATATCGCCAGCAACGACCTCGTCGTGCCCGTCATCACCGACGGGGTACTGGCGCCGGAAAAGATGGCCAACCTGGTCGCGGCGATCCGCGCGGGAACCGGGCTGGCCGGGTTCCATATGGGACTGGCCACGAGCTTCCGCAGTTCGGTGCCATTCCGCTATGCCGCCAGCGTCTACTGGGTGCAGCATCCGGGCAATATCATCACCTACACGGTGGACGTGAAGCGGGGCGACCACCCCATCATGGCCGATATCGGCAGCTTCGAGCATACGAGCGAGCAGTATTATCTCAACTACGATCCGGCGGTCGACGTGCTGGCGACGACCACCTTTTCAGGGGAATTCCACCCCTGGCGTAAGGATGTGGTGATGCCGGTCGTGTTCACGACCATGCATGACCAGGGGCGGGTATTCTATTCCTCGCTGGGGCATACGGCCGACGAGCTGGTGGGGCCGGTGCGCGAGATATTGCGGCGCGGACTGGTCTGGGCGGCGCGCTAG
- the efp gene encoding elongation factor P produces MVKVIASSLRKGNVVEQDGNLHVVLTAENVHPGKGNSITNVNMRRISDGVKVVGRWRTVEMVEKADVDDREYDYLYSDGEGHHFMEPVSYEQITVADDVIGDQRAYLTDGMKVHLKTFEGTALSMELPQRLTFEIVETEPVVKGQTASSSYKPAVLNNGLRVMVPPHIGTGTRIVILTDDNSYVERAKD; encoded by the coding sequence ATGGTCAAGGTCATCGCCTCTTCGCTGCGCAAGGGCAACGTCGTCGAACAGGACGGCAATCTGCATGTCGTGCTGACGGCGGAAAACGTCCACCCCGGCAAGGGCAATTCCATCACCAACGTCAATATGCGCCGCATTTCCGATGGCGTGAAGGTCGTCGGCCGCTGGCGCACCGTCGAAATGGTCGAGAAGGCCGATGTCGACGATCGTGAATACGATTATCTCTATTCCGACGGCGAAGGCCACCACTTCATGGAGCCGGTCAGCTACGAGCAGATCACCGTAGCCGACGATGTCATCGGCGACCAGCGCGCCTATCTCACCGACGGCATGAAGGTGCATCTCAAGACCTTCGAAGGCACCGCCCTTTCGATGGAACTGCCGCAGCGCCTGACCTTCGAGATTGTCGAGACCGAGCCTGTCGTCAAGGGCCAGACGGCTTCCTCATCCTACAAGCCCGCCGTGCTCAATAACGGCCTGCGCGTCATGGTCCCACCCCATATCGGTACCGGCACCCGCATCGTGATTTTGACGGACGACAATTCGTATGTAGAGCGCGCGAAGGACTGA
- a CDS encoding DUF2934 domain-containing protein, which yields MAEQIRQTAYFLWEQDGRPEGRPFHYWLRAKDMLVRQMAYDKWLAEGTPVDRAEEHWRDAAGEIEQK from the coding sequence GTGGCCGAACAAATTCGGCAGACGGCCTATTTCCTGTGGGAACAGGATGGGCGGCCGGAGGGTCGGCCGTTCCATTACTGGCTGCGCGCCAAGGACATGCTGGTGCGCCAGATGGCCTATGACAAATGGCTGGCCGAAGGCACGCCGGTGGACCGCGCCGAAGAGCACTGGCGCGATGCAGCAGGAGAGATCGAGCAGAAATGA
- a CDS encoding hydroxyacid dehydrogenase, translated as MCPKLAFAMAADKTRHVFDEEALARLAQTCDIVRAVPLEEFSSAEARAVLDEIDILVTGWGCPMVTAEVVKAAPNLKLIAHAAGTVKFTLDPVVYDAGIRVTHAADANAVPVAEFTLAAIIFANKRVFELRDRYRADPGRRSSYALMDEPIGNYHRTVGLVGASRIGRKVARMLQAFDFTVLLSDPFVKPDDPVLDGAELVDLDTLMARSDVVSIHAPSLPTTRAMIGAGQLGLMKDGAAFINTARGALIDEAALIAELQSGRIHAVIDVTDPEIPERGSPLYDLPNVFLTPHVAGAVGTERLRLGQMAIEEIERFVAGAPLEFEIEPALLERLA; from the coding sequence ATGTGCCCTAAACTCGCCTTCGCCATGGCGGCGGACAAGACCAGGCATGTGTTTGACGAGGAGGCGCTGGCACGGCTGGCGCAGACCTGTGACATCGTCCGCGCCGTGCCGCTGGAGGAATTTTCCAGCGCCGAGGCGCGCGCCGTACTTGATGAGATCGACATTCTCGTCACCGGCTGGGGTTGCCCCATGGTGACGGCCGAAGTGGTCAAGGCCGCACCGAACCTGAAGCTCATTGCCCATGCGGCGGGAACGGTGAAATTCACACTGGACCCCGTCGTCTATGACGCGGGCATCAGGGTGACCCATGCGGCCGACGCCAATGCGGTACCGGTGGCGGAGTTCACATTGGCCGCGATCATCTTCGCCAACAAGCGCGTGTTCGAACTGCGCGACCGCTACCGGGCTGATCCGGGGCGGCGGAGCAGTTACGCCCTGATGGACGAACCGATCGGCAATTATCACCGCACGGTCGGTCTGGTGGGTGCCTCGCGCATCGGCCGCAAGGTGGCGCGGATGCTGCAGGCCTTCGACTTCACCGTGCTGCTGAGCGACCCTTTCGTGAAGCCTGATGATCCGGTGCTCGATGGGGCGGAACTGGTCGATCTCGATACGCTGATGGCGCGCTCGGACGTGGTGTCGATCCACGCCCCATCGCTGCCGACGACGCGGGCGATGATCGGGGCCGGGCAACTCGGGCTGATGAAGGACGGCGCAGCCTTCATCAATACGGCGCGCGGAGCGCTGATCGACGAGGCGGCGCTGATTGCCGAGCTGCAATCGGGGCGTATCCATGCCGTGATCGACGTGACCGACCCCGAAATTCCCGAACGCGGCTCCCCGCTCTATGACCTGCCCAATGTGTTCCTGACCCCGCATGTGGCCGGGGCCGTCGGCACGGAACGGCTGCGGCTGGGCCAGATGGCGATCGAGGAAATCGAGCGCTTCGTGGCCGGGGCGCCGTTGGAATTCGAGATCGAGCCGGCGCTGCTCGAACGGCTGGCCTGA
- a CDS encoding acyltransferase: MTSLSAKPSDQPDPEHEARLQFLTWDRTPADIDSPAHRARLARWAAVAGATFHPTAYVAAEAAIFTSHLVLGADSWIAGHALVRGDVEFGAHCTVNRYAMISGKVRCGDGVRIASHVSIVGFNHGFDDPGVPIHMQKHESLGITIGDDVWIGANAVVLDGVKVGKGAVIAAGAVVSKDVPDLAIVGGVPAKVVRYRGQSSRRDTAGALVRLGEAAAAQWPEVLARFREDGEYISREADGTVRRSARHLNDAIEIAAGFGALPEGLDAAATLQQLQALQDPETGLFPDPHQPPAAGQAQRDNGLALYNVLSVGYAIEVLGGQPLHRVSAVELGARALCDWLDSLSWRERAWGAGAAVDAIGTALYFNARYFETGRARETLFGWLALKQDRATGLWGSPTPAEGLLQPVNGFYRLTRGTYAQFGLPVPNAERAIDSVLLNYRNHDGFSGRTYTACNLLDTVHPLLLCLRQTDHRRPEAEAIARAVIGRAGERWVAGAGFAFADGQETSLQGTEMWLSVVHLAAELLDIAGEFVFVPKGVHRTQAVGLGL, translated from the coding sequence ATGACGTCTCTGTCCGCCAAGCCATCCGATCAACCCGATCCCGAGCATGAAGCGCGCCTGCAATTCCTGACCTGGGACCGGACGCCCGCGGACATCGACTCGCCCGCGCACCGGGCGCGGCTGGCGCGGTGGGCCGCCGTGGCGGGGGCGACGTTCCACCCCACGGCCTATGTGGCAGCTGAGGCGGCGATCTTCACGTCGCATCTGGTGCTGGGCGCGGATAGCTGGATCGCTGGCCACGCGCTGGTGCGTGGCGATGTGGAATTCGGTGCGCATTGCACGGTCAATCGCTATGCGATGATTTCGGGCAAGGTGCGCTGCGGCGACGGCGTGCGGATTGCCAGCCATGTGTCCATCGTGGGGTTCAACCACGGGTTCGACGATCCCGGCGTGCCCATTCATATGCAGAAGCATGAAAGCCTGGGCATCACCATCGGGGACGATGTGTGGATCGGCGCCAATGCCGTGGTGCTCGACGGGGTCAAAGTCGGCAAGGGCGCGGTGATCGCGGCCGGGGCGGTGGTGAGCAAGGATGTGCCTGATCTCGCCATTGTCGGCGGCGTGCCGGCCAAAGTGGTGCGCTATCGCGGACAATCGAGCAGGCGCGATACTGCCGGGGCGCTGGTGCGGCTGGGGGAAGCTGCGGCAGCGCAGTGGCCCGAGGTCCTGGCGCGATTCCGCGAGGACGGGGAATATATCTCGCGCGAGGCAGACGGGACCGTGCGACGCAGCGCGCGCCACCTGAACGACGCCATCGAGATCGCAGCCGGGTTTGGCGCGCTGCCCGAGGGGCTGGATGCGGCGGCGACGCTCCAGCAATTGCAAGCCTTGCAGGACCCGGAGACCGGCCTGTTCCCCGATCCGCACCAACCGCCCGCCGCCGGGCAGGCACAGCGGGACAATGGGCTGGCGCTCTACAATGTATTGTCGGTCGGCTATGCCATCGAAGTGCTGGGCGGGCAGCCGCTGCATCGGGTCTCGGCTGTGGAACTGGGCGCGCGGGCGCTATGCGACTGGCTCGATAGCCTGTCCTGGCGCGAGCGGGCCTGGGGCGCCGGAGCGGCCGTGGATGCCATCGGCACGGCGCTCTATTTCAATGCGCGCTATTTCGAGACCGGGCGGGCGCGGGAGACCTTGTTCGGCTGGCTGGCGCTGAAACAGGATCGGGCGACGGGACTGTGGGGCTCGCCGACACCGGCGGAAGGGCTGCTGCAGCCGGTCAACGGCTTCTACCGGTTGACCCGCGGCACCTATGCGCAATTCGGCCTGCCGGTGCCCAATGCCGAGCGGGCCATCGACTCGGTGCTGCTCAACTATCGCAATCACGACGGCTTTTCCGGGCGGACCTATACGGCCTGCAACCTGCTCGATACCGTGCACCCGCTGCTGCTCTGCCTCAGGCAGACCGATCATCGCCGGCCCGAGGCCGAGGCGATTGCGCGTGCCGTGATCGGCCGGGCAGGGGAACGCTGGGTGGCGGGCGCGGGCTTTGCCTTTGCCGACGGGCAGGAGACAAGCCTGCAGGGCACCGAAATGTGGCTCAGCGTCGTACATCTGGCCGCGGAGTTGCTGGATATTGCGGGTGAATTCGTCTTTGTGCCCAAGGGGGTACATCGAACGCAGGCAGTGGGATTGGGACTATGA
- a CDS encoding DUF2264 domain-containing protein, translating into MIYDPVSANPLHGNPLKTRADVERALGDLFNPLLPFFSEGAARVRLDGAGAHFDRAAADLEGFARPLWGLTPLAAGGGKFDHWELYRRGLANGTDPEHPEYWGTVNATDQRMVELAAIGFTMRLLPHLVWEPLSEKAKRNLAAYLKHARQFDYADNNWKFFRILVDLGLAECGVEFDRSLTEKYLEELDGFYLGDGWYRDGNVRRIDHYIPFAMHFYGLIYAKLARGDEKRVAAYKERAELFAKDIRHWFDEDGGVLAFGRSLTYRFACGGIWGALAFADLEALPWGEIKGQFLRHLRWWADKPIANRDGVLSIGYGYPNLFMSESYNSAGSPYWALKAFLPLALPADHPFWMAEETPAVVSKKPVPLKHPGMVMTHTPGNVVALSSGQQNWQMRAGTEKYAKFVYSSRYGFSTEVDERAYSQGAFDGALAFSDDGRHYRVRETNEVAQIAEQTLYSRWKPWSDVEVETWLIPANLWHIRVHRITTPRALHATEGGFAIARADLNADTYIDEAGRAVAKSADDVSAIVDLTGKREGRAHRAYPNTNLIVSKTIVPQLRGEIPDGTTLLVTAAMALPAGAEAEAALSQVPHAPDMAALEAMFAREGVDVSAILVPERF; encoded by the coding sequence ATGATCTATGATCCGGTGAGCGCCAATCCGCTGCATGGCAATCCGCTCAAGACCCGCGCCGATGTGGAAAGGGCGCTGGGTGACCTGTTCAATCCGCTGCTGCCCTTCTTTTCTGAAGGCGCGGCGCGGGTGCGGCTCGATGGGGCAGGGGCGCATTTCGACCGCGCAGCGGCGGACCTCGAAGGCTTTGCCCGCCCGCTCTGGGGGCTGACGCCGCTGGCGGCAGGCGGCGGAAAATTCGACCATTGGGAACTCTACCGGCGGGGCCTCGCCAATGGCACCGACCCCGAGCATCCCGAATATTGGGGCACGGTCAATGCCACCGACCAGCGCATGGTCGAGTTAGCGGCCATCGGCTTCACCATGCGGCTGCTGCCGCATCTGGTGTGGGAGCCATTGAGCGAGAAAGCCAAAAGAAATCTGGCAGCATACCTCAAGCATGCTCGTCAGTTTGATTACGCCGACAATAACTGGAAATTCTTCCGCATCCTGGTCGATCTTGGCCTCGCGGAATGCGGCGTCGAGTTCGACCGCTCGCTGACGGAAAAATATCTCGAAGAGCTGGACGGCTTCTATCTGGGCGATGGCTGGTATCGCGATGGCAATGTCCGGCGCATCGACCACTACATTCCCTTCGCCATGCACTTTTACGGGCTGATCTATGCCAAGCTGGCGCGAGGCGACGAGAAGCGCGTGGCGGCCTACAAGGAACGCGCCGAGCTCTTCGCCAAGGATATCCGCCATTGGTTCGACGAGGATGGCGGCGTGCTGGCCTTCGGACGGAGCCTGACCTATCGCTTTGCCTGTGGCGGCATCTGGGGCGCACTGGCCTTTGCCGACCTCGAAGCTCTGCCATGGGGCGAGATCAAGGGGCAGTTCCTGCGCCACCTGCGCTGGTGGGCCGACAAGCCGATCGCCAACCGCGATGGCGTGCTGTCCATCGGCTACGGCTATCCGAACCTGTTCATGTCCGAGAGCTACAATTCGGCCGGCTCGCCCTATTGGGCGCTTAAGGCTTTCCTGCCGCTGGCGCTGCCAGCCGATCACCCGTTCTGGATGGCCGAGGAAACGCCGGCTGTGGTGAGCAAGAAGCCGGTGCCGCTCAAGCATCCTGGCATGGTGATGACCCATACGCCGGGCAATGTGGTCGCCCTGTCGAGCGGCCAGCAGAACTGGCAGATGCGGGCCGGCACCGAGAAATATGCCAAATTCGTCTATTCGAGCCGCTACGGCTTTTCGACCGAGGTGGACGAGCGCGCCTATAGCCAGGGCGCCTTCGACGGGGCTTTGGCCTTTTCCGATGACGGCCGGCACTACCGGGTGCGCGAGACCAATGAGGTCGCGCAGATTGCCGAGCAGACGCTCTATTCGCGGTGGAAACCGTGGAGCGATGTCGAGGTCGAGACCTGGCTGATCCCGGCCAACCTCTGGCATATCCGCGTGCATCGCATTACGACGCCGAGGGCGTTGCACGCCACCGAAGGTGGCTTTGCCATAGCGCGGGCCGACCTCAATGCCGATACCTATATCGACGAGGCCGGTCGAGCCGTTGCCAAGAGCGCTGACGATGTGAGTGCCATCGTTGATCTCACCGGCAAGCGCGAGGGCCGTGCGCACCGGGCCTATCCAAACACCAACCTCATCGTCTCCAAGACCATCGTGCCGCAATTGCGCGGCGAGATTCCTGATGGAACGACGCTGCTGGTGACGGCGGCGATGGCGCTGCCCGCGGGGGCTGAGGCCGAGGCGGCGTTGAGCCAGGTTCCGCATGCGCCTGATATGGCGGCGCTCGAGGCCATGTTTGCCCGCGAGGGCGTGGATGTCAGCGCCATCCTGGTGCCGGAGCGGTTCTGA
- a CDS encoding ferritin-like domain-containing protein, whose amino-acid sequence MATEKTLNDLFLDTLKDIYYAERQIVKTLPKMAKAASSAELKAGFEKHLEETEGHVERLEQIFELLDKPARGKTCDAILGIIEEGKSIMDEFKGTAALDAGLVSAAQAVEHYEIARYGTLKTWAQQLGLSEAVTLLDATLQEEVATDKKLSQVAMANVNLKAA is encoded by the coding sequence ATGGCTACCGAAAAAACGCTCAATGACCTGTTCCTCGACACGCTCAAGGACATCTACTACGCCGAACGCCAGATCGTGAAAACGCTGCCCAAAATGGCCAAGGCGGCCAGTTCGGCCGAGCTCAAGGCCGGGTTCGAGAAGCATCTCGAAGAGACCGAGGGCCATGTCGAGCGGCTGGAGCAGATTTTCGAACTGCTGGACAAGCCGGCCCGCGGCAAGACCTGCGACGCCATTCTCGGCATTATCGAGGAAGGCAAGTCCATCATGGACGAGTTCAAGGGCACGGCGGCGCTCGATGCCGGACTGGTCTCGGCGGCGCAGGCGGTGGAGCATTACGAGATCGCCCGCTATGGCACGCTCAAGACCTGGGCGCAGCAACTGGGCCTCAGCGAGGCCGTGACCCTGCTCGATGCCACGCTGCAGGAAGAAGTGGCGACCGACAAGAAGCTGAGCCAGGTGGCCATGGCCAATGTGAACCTGAAGGCGGCCTGA